The region CCAACTTTAAGTTTGTAAAGGGCGACATTGGTAGCGCTGACCTTGTCAACTTCCTTCTCATCACTGAGTCTATTGACACTATTATGCACTTTGCTGCCCAGACTCATGTTGATAACTCCTTTGGTAACAGCTTTGAGTTTACGAAGAACAATATTTATGGTACCCATGTGCTTTTAGAAGCCTGCAAGGTCACTGGCCAGATTACGCGGTTCATTCATGTGAGTACAGATGAAGTCTATGGGGAAACGGATGAGGATGCTGTTGTAGGAAACCATGAGGCTTCTCAACTCCTTCCAACAAACCCTTACTCTGCAACAAAGGCCGGTGCAGAAATGCTTGTTATGGCTTATGGGAGGTCGTACGGGTTGCCTGTGATCACAACCCGTGGAAACAATGTCTATGGTCCTAATCAGTTTCCTGAAAAATTAATTCCCAAGTTTATCCTCTTGGCCATGCAAGGAAAGCCTCTCCCAATCCACGGAGATGGTTCCAATGTGAGGAGTTATTTGTACTGTGAGGACGTTGCCGAGGCTTTTGAAGTTATCCTTCACAAGGGGGAGGTAGGGCATGTTTACAACATTGGCACAAAGAGGGAAAGAAGAGTGATTGATGTTGCTCAGGATATCTGTAAGATTTTTTCAAGGGATACCGAGACGAGCATCAAGTTTGTAGAGAACAGGCCATTCAATGACCAGAGGTACTTTCTTGATGACGAGAAGCTGAAGATCTTAGGCTGGTCTGAACGTACTATTTGGGAGGAGGGGCTGAAGAAGACTATGGATTGGTACATTAAAAATCCTGATTGGTGGGGTGATGTAACTGGAGCTTTGCTTCCTCATCCTAGAATGTTGATGATGCCCGGTGGTAGACACTTTGATGGGTCTGAAGATGGCAAATCCGTGTCCTATGCTTCAAGCAATACGAATCAGAACAGAATGGTCATCCCAGTTGCTAAAACTGGCAATGTGGGCTCTCCTCGAAAATCTTCTTTTAAGTTCTTGATATACGGCAGGACTGGATGGATTGGTGGCGTGCTTGGACAGTTGTGTGACAAACAAGGGATTCCGTACGAATATGGAAAAGGACGACTGGAAGATAGATCATCCCTTTTGGCTGACATTCAGAATGTTAAGCCAACTCATGTGTTTAATGCTGCTGGTGTCACTGGCAGACCTAATGTCGATTGGTGTGAATCACACAAAACAGAAACCATTCGCACTAATGTTTCTGGAACCTTAACATTAGCCGACATTTGCAGAGACCATAATCTCTTGATGATGAATTTTGCCACGGGCTGTATATTCGAGTATGATGCTGCTCATCCCGAGGGTTCTGGCATTGGATATACTGAAGATGACAAGCCCAATTTTATTGGTTCTTTCTACTCAAAGACCAAGGCCATggtaatattcatattttttttagtatcTATAGTTAGGGATATTGGTTTGGTTCGAACTGAactgaaatttgaattttttaaaacctaaccgaaccaaatttttaataatttaaatatttcaaaccaAGCTTAACAAGTGTTgtcagtttggtttggtttgaatcaaaaataaactgaatttttttaaaaatttatgtgtaTTGGTAAACTGAATTGAACCGAACTGCATTTATcggttttgtttggtttttgaAAACCCCTCTGTAGTTGTTGCGCTTATATTTTCTTTAATGCTATTATTGACTACTGACGCAGTTGTTATGAAATATAAACCAGGTGGAAGAGCTTCTAAAGGAATACGATAATGTATGCACACTGAGAGTGAGAATGCCGATATCATCAGACCTCAACAACCCACGTAATTTCATTACTAAGATTTCTCGATATAACAAAGTGGTTAACATTCCAAACAGCATGACTGTGTTGGATGAACTTCTACCTATTTCAATCGAGATGGCGAAGAGGAACTTGAGGGGAATTTGGAACTTCACAAACCCCGGTGTGGTGAGCCATAATGAGATTTTGGAGATGTACAAGAGTTATATCGACCCCAACTTCAAGTGGGCAAACTTCACATTAGAGGAACAAGCAAAGGTGATCATTGCACCACGAAGCAACAATGAGATGGATGCGTCCAAGCTGAAGAAAGAATTCCCGGAGTTGCTGTCGATCAAGGAGTCTTTGGTCAAATATGTGTTTGAACACAACAAGAAAACTTAAACTAGAGATCTGTACTAGTTGCTCGCTAGTAGGCGGTCCTATTGTTTTACTACATTAGAAGGTGAAGTTAATTGATGGATTCCGTATGACTCGAAGGACGGTTTTCTAATACTTCATTAATTATCTTATTTTTGAGCCTTGCAATTTATTAGACACAAATATGTTTTGTTGCTTAAATTAATTCTTTATCATTGTTTTTTTACTagattattataatataatgatGACATTGAATTGtgagttaaaattatatttattacttatttttaagtttattttattcAGTTCCAAATCATATATTTGATGTTGTCAAAGCGTACTGATGAATAATTTTCATGTTACTAGAGCATGATtccaatttcatttttataagaATGGAATGGCAGGCATGTAGGGTCCCTTTTGCACATGATATCTGAATTAATAAATTCATTTCATCTCAAGTCAGGTGATTCAATCAAATGCTGCCACATACAGTTGGTAGAATTATTATTcttacctttttttatttttatctacaCAACGACAATATTACATCATTTCCAATGCAATTTCATATGTATGCTAAATTTTTATCTACAGAACTACATATTACATATCGAAAGAATTTACTTTCAAAATCGAAAGAATTTACAACATGAACTGAGATATTGAGTTGTGAGATTATtggtaaatatttatttaacgaGCTTAATGAAGTTATGGAATATTTTTTGAGACTGAATAATTGTGTAAATTGATGGTTTTGGAATTAGGATAAAATGTTACGCTACATAGTTTTTAActgattttatgattttaatgttttaaacgtatttTTTGAATTTCGCAGTTGTCGTAAAGAATTTATTTATTCGTTTTATTAAGTAATTTGGAGAAATGAATTaaatgctggaaattgtttTGGATGTGATTGCGGGATTGATATATGAATCTCCCGAATGTTGATTTTCGAGCCTAGAGTTGCGAGAATTCTGCCTATGCGGTATTGATGGTTTTGAATttcgtttattattttatgaatgtTTTAGAGTGATAATAATTTCCGGAATTGATTCTAAACCTCATAGCATAATTAGAACTCGGAAACTATTATGTATTCGATTTTCTACATGACATGTTATGTATGGTGTGATTGTGTTATATCAATGCTTGAAGATCATGTCTATAATTTTATAGAGTTAGACTTGATAATTACTTTTCAATTGTATATTAATTTACGTTTTGGTCCTAGATCcgtggctaataatcacccatggcacctgaCTTTAAGGGCTACGGGCGCTAGACCCCCTGATGTGTAAACACGGGCGCTAAGCCCCCTGatttttgtggcggcgctcacaaaaccccctggGACCCAAAATCGTcgatttttgttaaaaaagggTGACGTGGCAGCGATTTTCAAATATCAGACTGAACAAATTCTGACTTCATGTCAGTCCATGTTATGTGTCAGATGACACCTCACCAAAACcccaaaaattctaaaatacccccaataatacaattaaaaaaaattaaaacttaaaacaaCCCAACCATTCAAACCAAACCCAAATAAACTTGACCAAACCGCTTTACCCCTACCCTAACCGCCAGCCACCGCCGCCGCCCCCAAGGCCGGAAGATTTTTCCGGCCACCACCTATGTTCTTCATCGAAGAACAGACCACCGTGGTCTGTTCTGAGGGCCGGAAAAAAATATTCCGGCCGTGGGGGGCGGCGGTGGCGGTGGCCGGAGGTCGGTGACCGGCGGTTAGGGTAGGGATAGGGTAGGGATAAAGTGGTTTGGTCAAGTTTATTTAGGTTTGTTTGAATGGTTgggttgttttaatttttaattttttttaattgtattattgAAGGGTATTTTAGAAATTTCGCGGTTTTTGGTGAGGTGTCACCTGACACCTAACATGGACTGACATGAAATCAGAATTTGTTCAGTCTGACATTTGAAAATCGCTGCCACGTCaccctttttaaacaaaaatcggCGATTTTGGGtcttagggggttttgtgagcgccgccacaaagatcagggggtttagcgcccgtttttagaCATCAGAGGGTTTAGCGCCCGTCGCCCTTAAAGtcaggtgccatgggtgattattagcctagaTCCATCctaaaaaacacaaaaactttaataaaattgtgcgtcccgtttcggaaaccgaaaacttttaaaaactctCGGAAACTCATAAGAAAATGTTATGGGGCGTTTGGATAAATAGAAAAAACTAGAcgattgtaatttttttaaaaaaatttatcattaaatatttttttaatcaatcacccataattttttgttattcaCATTATCTACGATAAATCTTATCTTCTTATTTTTTGTTGGGTTTagttatgttttatttaatttattaaataaatgtataaatagaatttaatatatatatatatatatatgattttataatttttaatattataaaaatatccctatatttttattatttacccCTTTCTCCCACGTTTCGTgtcattcattttataaaaatgaatttttctgtGTTCATTTTATGTCGTTTCtgtttccgtttccgtttccgttaCTGTGCTACTTAGGACCCGTCTACTTATCGAGCGTTGAAATCAGAACAAGTCTAGTTGAGCTTTACCAGAATTTGGATTGTATCATCGTATCAtgagtttatattattatttccaGTTATTAAGTAACTCACATTTCGTTTTTTTAtactataaattgttttatatgcaaaatattttcaaaaccgTTGTTAAATTGTTATGCATTAATTGAAACGGACTACCTATTGGGCATCAATAAGATGTGTACACTAGTATTGATCATTTATAAGGTACGTGATTTGGAGTTATCAtgattatgtttgattttggTTGGAGATACGTCTCATGATAATGAAGGCGCCCATGGTAAATATGTCTTCTAAGACTCATAAAGTTGTGAGAGGTAGTTAGGGATCAATTGGACTCACAGACACGATATTTGGATATTGAtcttatgatatttttattgatatattttGTGGAATAGAGTTCCAATGATTATATGTAACGTTAGATAAATGTTTGAAATAGTTTAacttattaattgtttataatgATATGAGTTTACTCAGTTTCGACCGATTCGTGTtggtttttccatttttagatTTTATCGGCCGTGGGCACAGTTTCACTTTCAAATTCTTCACCTCCGAAGTTTTTAAGTTCAAGTTTGTCATAGTAAAAAACAGAATTATTGTCACTATATAGCACAAtctttagtgttttttttttaatttaagcacAAACTAATAGCACGTCTCAACTAATAGCACAACCTTTCATTATGTGGCATATATAACATAAATGTCTCAAACAAcatcattttaacaaaataataaagcATAAAATGCATAGTGGGTTATagaatgaaaattttataaagatTGTGCTAATGGATGAGACACTTTTTAATTTgtgcttaaataaaaaaaaagtgaaaggttgtGCTATATGgtgatattaatattattaaacaaataataataaaactctAATATCTGGTCTACTTGCTGGGAAATGAAACAAATTTTCAGtgtttaatattcaaaaaaattatttttgccgTGTTTTCAGAGCATCAATTTCAATAAGAATTTAAAGTCCGAATAAATGctaaataattttgattaaattaaaaattgtgcaacaaaaatcaccaaaatacattaaaaataattatatcttCAAAAcggaaaaatttattaaaaagttgaaagaaaataaaataaaaatataaatacaaaagcGAATGAACGATGAATTTCGGTTTAAAGCCGGGATACCACTATTTTTCCCACCTCTAATAAAAATCAGGTCTTGTTGAGAAGTTGTTTAGCGAAAGAAACAAGAGAAACGGAGCACTAAATATATACTCCCTCTgttctatttataatttttttttattgttttttacatatattaaaaatgcataaatatttttttatattttgacctTATTAATTGTGCCTTGAAATTTTACATATCATTATTTGTCTTGTAAAtgtgtttaattattaaaacaaaaaaaatgagaaattaaACTAAAAGGTAGTATatcgaaactttttaaacataaaaataacaaagaaattttttaaatggaaGAGGAGGAGTACGCGTTTATATGAAACATATACAGTAGTGTCTTTGAATTAATAATACAACCATCACTACAACTTTCCAGTTGCCAATTGAAGTTACAGCAAATCTTTGAATGTTCTACTTTGAACAGCACCTGGATTTTCCTACTTGCgccaacaaaacaaaaacatgcATGCATGTCAAATAACGAAAAAGTTTAAACAACGATAAAATTCTTCAAACGAAATTGCTAAACTATCTGATCAATAAAATGaacatgtaaaattaaaaagtggAGGAAATGAATGACCTGAGATGACGAGTACTGATGAAGCAGTCCACCGGTCTGATCATACAGAATAAGTCCACTAAACCTAGGCAACTCACATTTCTCCCCCATTAATATCGGCCTTTGCCACACTTCTGCAACTGAGTTCTGGCTCTGCCGCGCCGTGACCGGAGACCGACCGCCACTACTGCCTATCTCCTCCCATCTATTAGAGTCACTCCACCTCATTGACTCCATCAATATCCTCCTCACTGTCACCCACTTCGTATTATTATTATCTGTCACAGGTGACTCGACAAATATTTTTCTGTTGGTTTTTCTTTTGAGTATAGTTAGAGTGCATACGCCTATAACAGCAAGTGCACTGCATACAAATACGAGCAATGCTTCTTGTGTTGTTACCCTCCATTTGTCCTCTATTTTCCACAGTGCTTCCATTTCACTTTTGACtggttttggttttatttttgcGTTAATTTGTGATCCACCGACTAGCCGTTAGAGAGTATATATGTGCAAGAATTTTAAGCCTCACATGGGATCTACCGACTAGCCGTTTGAGAGTATGTTCTCACCGAACCTTATAATAAATGAGTCTCATCACGAGGGATGTGAAGTCGCAATAAAACCTCATATACATAGACTATTATTTGTTAGGGATAATTACTAACCTCTAGAACtcattctttcattttttttcttttttaaaagtcaattatacattatttttttattgagattggccaatgtttaaaataattttaataattatttccaATGTTGTGATGCTTGATCGCACACGCCGAACCGACATTTCAATCACGGTTAGAAAAAAACTCGCATGAAGAGATGGTTAGTCCTGCTGAAAATTTCAGAACCGAATGAGTGTGTTGCGACAGGACTCGTAAATTGAATTAAGGATTACGGATGAAATTCTGTGAAATATAAGTAATTTCAAGACTTAAGAGGTTTATGTGagaatttgtaaaaatacaaaaattaaatatcttaGAGAATTAAAGTGAAATAATTAGACACGATAAGGTAGGGGTGAACATTCGGATCGGTCGCAACCGAACCGACAACTCCTTAGCCAAATTTATGTTCGACCGAATAACTAAAACCAACTGGATAAGAAATTTTAACCAAAAACTGCACCAAccgaataaaaaataatcagaGCTAAACCAACCAAATAGGTCAGTTAATTCGGTCGGTTCGAttatttagattatttaaaattcaaaccgaacatatattcaaaaaaccaattttttatattaaaattgatcgACCTAACCTAAATTTTAGCTGAACTGAATCAGTTAATTCGGCCGGTTTTTTTTCCGCACCCCTACGATTAGGCTcctttatcaattttatataccAAAAATCTAGCAATATGCTTAAACTAcaaattgattgattaattaaataaataataattaatgatttGTAGACACTCATAACCCTAGATGATTATATTAGCGTAAACCATAACATTGGcgatatattatatatatacatcttTATCATTAATTAAAGCGAGAGATCACATATATAATTGAAGAAATTACACTGATGCAGCCCTTTACCTTTGATAAATGATAAGCAGCTCTTAATTCAAAAATCTTAGCACACGTATCAAATCAAGTCTGAAAACAACAAGATCAGTAAATTCCAGTTCTATCGTGTGATAGCCGATCAAAACAATGTTGTCTTCAATCTTATCAACACAAAATGATCCATGTCTTCAAAACGGTAGTTTTGAGGAACCAATTCAAACCATCCACATCGCATAagttatgtatatatttttttttttgctaaaaataacaatatataaacatataggAAAAAAGACCATCTTATAAAGATGATGAACCAATCttaaacaaaaaaactaaaagtggGCTTCGCGGCTACTATTGAGCTATCTAAATACACGTTcgtttaacaaaataaaatgctaATGTGTAACAATTTGCCAAATGAACAGTAACAATATAGAacgataatatttaaaaaaggaaaattactTACTTATGGTAacgattaaaataatataaatattacctGGAGTTTGTAGAATACGTAATTGAAATGTTGGGATCATTCAGGACATAACACACCATCTCGTACCTGgtcatttaaattaaacaataatataaaaatctaATTCAATCTTACCTGATAGTAGAAGCGTTCCATCAATTGACGACGGATAGTAAGGAGTGCTTGGTagtccctttttagaaatatatgtcctaaaaaataaaacacaaacaaaaaaaatatttgcaattataatttataaaattaatgacGTAAATACACCCATAAAGGGGGAACTaggaatgaaaaaaaattagaaaatattatctTCAATGGTATTTTATAATCATGTACAGTGAGAGGCAAAAGGCATCAATTATATATCCACCGTTTGAAATTGCTTTGCCATGATTAATCCATCTTCACATGTGTCCAAGAATCCACAAGACTTGATCAGATTTGAAAAGCCAGTCTATGATCAGATTCGAAAAGCCATAGTGTAGTTGAAAGCTGCATGCCAATGGCCAGTTGGGGATTGCAGTATTACCCATAATAATTTGTTGAATAGCAGTAGAGGATTATATaatagaattttttaatttgatcgACTAAATTTCCATATTTCCAAGAGTTTAGGTATTCACTTTATTATCCTTCTTGTGTGTCATTTATTTGCGTTCATTTATGTAAGTATGTATGCCAGCACCATTTTAATTCTACAATATTggcataattttatttatctaattttattttttcaatatagGACATTGATCCATTATATAATTTGCAGCATAGCTATCATGAAAACATCCCAAACGACTAACcaaatttaaccaaaccaaaaattaaaccaaataaaaataaataataattaattaataattaaaactcatatataaattaaaaaaattaatattaatattaatttattttatttaataactaataaacacataattaattttttactaaataaattaaataaataaaaaattgtaaaattcaaACAGACATCCAAACTTGCCGCCATCGAGACCTGCTGCCTCCAAGACTCGCTCCACTGAAACCCGCTGTCAAGCAAGAAGGAGCAGGTTTGCCCTGCTCCTCCTTGAGCGGTCAGTTTCGGTGGTGGCGTGTATTGGAGACGGCGGGTTTCgaaataattaaagtttattttaataaaatataattttaaattaattttaataaattaatttttttaaatttagtttgaattaaattttatataagtttttaattaattaaaaaatatgaattattttaaaatcttctttaatgtttatgttttttattatatgcaatacattttgattttgtttaataaaaattaaaaataatttttttctctaatGTGTCGCTTAGTCAAAGATACTtgatgaaatttatatattatattaataataatatttaatagtaatttatttatagagaaaattacTCAAAATGTCAAAAACGTGGTCCCCATTTTTGCACAACACCTTttattcgtaacatttatatttttactatttttctcTAATAGTTTATACCCACCACTTTTTTCTTACGTGTCCTATATTCAAAAGTCTAAAAAActactttttcaaaaaaaattattttccttttttttgctGACGTCGGCAACTAACGCAAATATCAGCGTGCGTCAGCAGGCATGATGCGCGTGTCAGCTATGCTAGCGCGTGAAGAGATACACTTGGTGCACCTATTATGTGAACAGGTGCACCTAGTAGTTATACCTTTTAgaaaatatttctatttaattatttttattttctttttaatttatatatttatatatttatttagactatatcaaaaatttatatattatatataaatttaaaaatgaaaattgtaatattaattttaattttaaaaatacaaatatattaaatttaaaaatataacattaattttaactttaaaaatataaaaacacatatacacaaataataaaaatctaaaagatataattttatgAACTACTTACCGGATACATCTCcagtatatatatgatatatctCTAATAcctattaaataaatattcGATCGTTCGAACCCTTTttcttgtatatatatatttattttaaattttgttacatatacatctttgaaatgtatcaaaaaatttattatacatatttgatatattttatacatgataaatatatattttactcAATTTGTACACAATATacacattttttaaatgtatttaatagataccttgctgatatataatttatatatgataaatattttttttaaaaaaattaaatagacacatcattgatatataaaattatattaaatatacataataaataCATCTATGATGCAATATTAAacatgataaataaattattcgtACATCAAACTCGTGTTCGGTATATATCAACAATATTTATTCGTACATCAAACTCGTGTTCAGTATATATCAACAATATTtccgataaataatttataaaattttatattttttaaattgtaagtgtatttttatattttaaaatataatacatttataaatttaaattaatcatatttttaaaatttatataaataattttctgatatattttaattagttgttacataaataaattattttttatttaaaaaagtatacATTGCCATGCTAGTGCACGGTTTATAAACTTGCACTAGCATGGTGCATAACAGTGCACCCGCTTTACTGGTGCACTGTTCCCGCGTCAGCAGGTTTGACGCATGCGTCAGGCCTGCTGACGCACGCTGACATCAGCAAAAAAATGGCGAgagtaattttgtttttaaatagtACAAATATAACaagttctatttttttaatatttttgttactTTCCCTTATTTATAGCTAACTAAACCTAATAAATTAAAGACAAAGTAACAAAATATTCACAAAAAGAAGAATGTCCttatatttgtattatttaaaaaaaaaattacattcacCACTTTTTTACTGACATCATCATGCGCCAACAGACGTGACGCGCACGTTAGGCCTGCTAACGGGAGAACATGCTAATGCACTGTCATAAACAGTGCACTACCACAgcaatgtttattttttaaaataaaaaataatttatttttataacaactaattaaaatat is a window of Mercurialis annua linkage group LG2, ddMerAnnu1.2, whole genome shotgun sequence DNA encoding:
- the LOC126667837 gene encoding trifunctional UDP-glucose 4,6-dehydratase/UDP-4-keto-6-deoxy-D-glucose 3,5-epimerase/UDP-4-keto-L-rhamnose-reductase RHM1, with product MANYKPKNILITGAAGFIASHVCNRLIRNYPDYKIVVLDKLDYCSNLKNLLPSKSSPNFKFVKGDIGSADLVNFLLITESIDTIMHFAAQTHVDNSFGNSFEFTKNNIYGTHVLLEACKVTGQITRFIHVSTDEVYGETDEDAVVGNHEASQLLPTNPYSATKAGAEMLVMAYGRSYGLPVITTRGNNVYGPNQFPEKLIPKFILLAMQGKPLPIHGDGSNVRSYLYCEDVAEAFEVILHKGEVGHVYNIGTKRERRVIDVAQDICKIFSRDTETSIKFVENRPFNDQRYFLDDEKLKILGWSERTIWEEGLKKTMDWYIKNPDWWGDVTGALLPHPRMLMMPGGRHFDGSEDGKSVSYASSNTNQNRMVIPVAKTGNVGSPRKSSFKFLIYGRTGWIGGVLGQLCDKQGIPYEYGKGRLEDRSSLLADIQNVKPTHVFNAAGVTGRPNVDWCESHKTETIRTNVSGTLTLADICRDHNLLMMNFATGCIFEYDAAHPEGSGIGYTEDDKPNFIGSFYSKTKAMVEELLKEYDNVCTLRVRMPISSDLNNPRNFITKISRYNKVVNIPNSMTVLDELLPISIEMAKRNLRGIWNFTNPGVVSHNEILEMYKSYIDPNFKWANFTLEEQAKVIIAPRSNNEMDASKLKKEFPELLSIKESLVKYVFEHNKKT
- the LOC126669813 gene encoding uncharacterized protein LOC126669813 isoform X1; this translates as MEALWKIEDKWRVTTQEALLVFVCSALAVIGVCTLTILKRKTNRKIFVESPVTDNNNTKWVTVRRILMESMRWSDSNRWEEIGSSGGRSPVTARQSQNSVAEVWQRPILMGEKCELPRFSGLILYDQTGGLLHQYSSSQENPGAVQSRTFKDLL
- the LOC126669813 gene encoding uncharacterized protein LOC126669813 isoform X2, which produces MEALWKIEDKWRVTTQEALLVFVCSALAVIGVCTLTILKRKTNRKIFVESPVTDNNNTKWVTVRRILMESMRWSDSNRWEEIGSSGGRSPVTARQSQNSVAEVWQRPILMGEKCELPRFSGLILYDQTGGLLHQYSSSQ